The Candidatus Nitrosocosmicus franklandus genome contains a region encoding:
- a CDS encoding putative quinol monooxygenase: MSEYIRIRALFTIEKDNVEQYKELMKEMSNMVETHEPTTLVYEVYFNEDGTKCMVHETYVDSTAVLAHNFSTASKTILPRIFKISKLVSLDVYGNPNSELKKLLKRFNSQIFTLYTGFDRKN; encoded by the coding sequence ATGTCTGAATATATACGTATTAGAGCCCTATTTACCATTGAAAAAGACAATGTTGAACAATATAAAGAGCTAATGAAAGAAATGAGCAATATGGTTGAGACCCATGAACCAACTACATTAGTATATGAGGTTTATTTTAACGAAGATGGGACAAAATGTATGGTTCACGAGACATATGTAGATTCTACTGCGGTATTAGCCCATAACTTCAGCACTGCTTCAAAAACAATTCTTCCCAGAATATTCAAAATATCAAAATTGGTTTCTCTGGATGTTTATGGTAATCCCAATAGTGAATTAAAAAAGCTGTTAAAAAGATTTAATTCACAGATATTTACCTTGTATACCGGATTCGATAGGAAAAATTGA
- a CDS encoding alpha/beta fold hydrolase: MVIILLNIMIITQIFIMLPAYSSINQDSHNPFLAAPSFKAKATILDNMSSNYVTLSDMIMAYKQMGNPDGRPIMLITGASSTMDMWNPLLLEALISANYKVIIFENRGVGESTAGIKELSINQFVNDTVGLLNALEINKTDILGWSMGGFIAQQLAVTNPQLVANLILYATSCGGSNDRPTPPEIVAINKNASMSQSQKMQKLAPMFFAPPSWYDAHPDFTTYFPIPKEYPIPRQIHIQQLDASSTWAGTCDDLSTITKPTLIIVGANDDPAPDSLTLAEKIPGSWLVRIEEAGHALMYQHPNEFNKVLLTFLDINRE; the protein is encoded by the coding sequence GTGGTAATAATATTACTGAATATCATGATAATTACTCAAATATTTATTATGTTACCGGCATACAGTAGCATAAATCAGGATTCTCATAATCCATTCTTAGCTGCCCCTTCGTTTAAGGCAAAAGCAACTATTTTAGACAACATGTCATCAAATTATGTTACTTTATCGGATATGATTATGGCCTATAAACAAATGGGTAATCCAGATGGCAGACCGATTATGCTGATAACAGGAGCCAGTTCTACAATGGATATGTGGAATCCATTGTTGTTGGAGGCCCTGATCTCGGCAAACTACAAAGTTATAATTTTTGAGAATCGAGGAGTTGGCGAATCTACTGCAGGGATAAAAGAGCTGTCCATTAATCAATTCGTAAACGACACCGTAGGTCTCCTTAATGCATTGGAGATAAACAAAACCGATATCTTGGGTTGGTCTATGGGAGGGTTTATTGCACAGCAACTAGCAGTAACAAATCCACAGCTAGTTGCAAATCTTATTTTGTATGCTACAAGTTGTGGAGGTTCGAATGACAGGCCAACTCCCCCTGAAATAGTAGCGATTAACAAGAATGCATCTATGTCTCAGTCACAAAAAATGCAAAAACTTGCACCCATGTTCTTTGCTCCTCCTAGTTGGTATGATGCCCACCCAGATTTCACTACCTACTTTCCTATTCCTAAGGAATATCCAATTCCACGACAAATTCACATACAACAATTAGATGCCTCATCAACTTGGGCGGGCACATGTGATGATCTTTCAACCATCACCAAACCTACATTGATCATAGTTGGAGCAAACGATGATCCAGCACCAGATTCTTTGACCTTAGCGGAGAAAATTCCAGGATCATGGCTTGTTCGTATAGAAGAGGCAGGGCATGCTTTAATGTACCAACATCCCAACGAATTCAATAAGGTATTGCTAACCTTTCTAGACATTAATAGGGAATAG
- a CDS encoding SRPBCC domain-containing protein: MKEIETTNRKVLQKLSTTEKQNSEIRNTESKGTVYIEEQYGMIKFERNIKHSKERIWETITDKNEVFKWLPNYEGTFNGYKDGTIELINTVSGSRVTGKVLVYERYSVFEYEWFIAPNQMFPNGEPKSVIRWEIKQNDDLDSILIVTHSYLTKSTALAFAPGWHAYLDRLEAVLANRLPPDWVKRSAEVKKLYST; encoded by the coding sequence ATGAAAGAGATTGAAACAACAAATAGAAAAGTCCTACAGAAATTGTCTACTACTGAGAAACAAAATAGTGAGATAAGAAATACCGAATCTAAGGGAACAGTATATATTGAAGAACAGTATGGAATGATAAAGTTCGAAAGAAACATTAAGCATTCAAAGGAACGGATCTGGGAGACAATTACGGATAAAAATGAAGTATTCAAATGGTTACCTAATTACGAAGGAACGTTCAATGGTTACAAAGACGGAACTATTGAACTTATAAACACTGTGTCCGGATCCCGTGTTACTGGAAAAGTTCTTGTGTATGAACGTTATAGTGTATTTGAATATGAATGGTTTATTGCTCCTAACCAAATGTTTCCTAATGGGGAACCGAAATCGGTTATCCGTTGGGAAATCAAGCAGAATGACGACTTAGATTCAATACTTATTGTAACTCACAGCTACCTCACGAAATCAACGGCATTAGCTTTCGCTCCTGGTTGGCATGCCTATCTAGATCGACTTGAAGCCGTTCTAGCCAATCGATTACCCCCTGACTGGGTAAAAAGGTCTGCAGAGGTCAAAAAATTATATTCTACCTGA